Proteins from one Cryptomeria japonica chromosome 4, Sugi_1.0, whole genome shotgun sequence genomic window:
- the LOC131874945 gene encoding putative disease resistance protein At5g47280 produces MASKEHFLSEEWEFLRDRQVNAQIVSIHTGSMAENDWYAMNLSETEALVLHFSASEYFLPPFLKTMKKLKVLIVCNLGSERATIKGLDALSSLTQLRSVRLESDLEELPLAMCHMPSSQSWSFTNCHLVEKLPYNIGNMSFLRMLRLLALLGLKELPASIGKLELLEFLDKASLGETFCNPEGNPL; encoded by the exons ATGGCCAGCAAGGAGCATTTCCTATCAGAAGAATGGGAGTTTCTTAGAGATAGACAGGTCAATGCTCAAATTGTGTCTATTCACACAG GTTCTATGGCTGAGAATGACTGGTATGCGATGAATCTTTCGGAAACAGAGGCTCTGGTGTTACACTTTTCTGCAAGCGAATattttcttcctccatttttgaaaactaTGAAAAAACTCAAAGTTTTGATAGTATGTAATTTGGGTTCAGAGAGGGCCACAATAAAAGGTCTAGATGCCTTATCTTCACTCACTCAACTCAGAAGTGTTCGCTTGGAGAG TGACTTGGAGGAATTGCCCCTTGCAATGTGTCACATGCCCTCTTCTCAGAGCTGGTCTTTTACCAACTGCCATCTGGTTGAAAAGTTGCCATATAATATCGGAAATATGAGTTTTCTAAGGATGTTAAGATTATTAGCATTACTAGGCCTGAAAGAGCTTCCGGCATCAATTGGAAAACTTGAGCTGCTGGAATTTCTAGATAAAGCAAGTTTAGGTGAAACTTTTTGCAATCCAGAAGGCAATCCTCTGTAG
- the LOC131046659 gene encoding disease resistance protein ADR1-like: MGSGGKTSLALTLCDDPNIKGCFRNIVFITVSQSPNLKGILETIWEKIFRRNVPEFQNVEDAHIQLQQRLLKQSKPTLVVLDDVWSRANLEKLLFEARGYKTLVTTRDGSIIPRNPYTRLFQLPLLNKEDALSLFCLSAFGQTSIPSTADANLVIEVQEECKGLPLALKVVGSSLYEEPHVAWENAKKILSLGESLSSYHSEGVFRCLETSIDCLDDVGRECFLDLGLFPEEKKICADALLDIWVYVRKMEWQDAYIMLLGLARRNLLNLSNNQGTQATISYRCAPELSFSQHDVLRDLAL; encoded by the exons ATGGGCAGTGGTGGAAAAACGAGTTTGGCATTGACTTTATGTGATGATCCCAATATCAAAG GTTGTTTCAGAAATATAGTTTTCATCACTGTTTCACAATCCCCAAATCTGAAGGGAATTTTAgagacaatatgggagaagatCTTTAGGAGGAATGTACCTGAGTTTCAGAATGTGGAAGATGCACATATACAGCTTCAACAACGGCTTTTAAAGCAATCCAAGCCAACGCTGGTGGTGTTAGATGATGTTTGGTCCAGAGCTAATTTGGAGAAATTACTATTTGAGGCTCGCGGGTACAAAACCCTTGTCACAACCAGAGACGGTTCTATCATCCCCAGAAACCCCTATACTCGGCTATTTCAATTGCCATTGTTGAACAAAGAGGATGCTCTCTCACTTTTCTGCTTGTCAGCATTTGGACAGACATCAATTCCAAGTACGGCAGATGCAAATCTAGTCATAGAG GTGCAAGAAGAATGCAAGGGTTTACCTCTTGCTCTTAAAGTAGTAGGAAGTTCTTTGTACGAGGAACCGCATGTGGCCTGGGAGAATGCAAAGAAAATACTTTCCCTGGGAGAATCACTATCCTCATATCACAGCGAAGGGGTTTTTAGATGCTTGGAAACCAGTATTGATTGCTTGGATGATGTTGGGAGGGAATGTTTCTTAGATTTGGGGTTATTTCCAGAGGAAAAGAAAATTTGTGCTGATGCACTGCTGGACATTTGGGTTTATGTTCGGAAGATGGAGTGGCAGGATGCCTATATTATGTTACTGGGACTTGCAAGAAGAAATCTTCTGAATCTATCAAACAATCAAGG AACTCAAGCAACAATCTCGTATAGATGTGCCCCTGAGCTGTCCTTTTCGCAGCATGATGTGCTGCGAGACTTAGCCTTGTAG
- the LOC131046658 gene encoding probable disease resistance protein At4g33300, which produces MPSVQTWTVTNYHLVENLPYNLGNMCSLRMLRLSASPGLKQLLTSIGKLGQLEFLDISLCESLEKLSEEIGELKKLKEFDMRECYHLRRFPSSFCGLSSLKHVSWNENIGDKWLQAKACSIPDLRVEIVEAQFTFPMLTF; this is translated from the coding sequence ATGCCCTCTGTTCAGACATGGACTGTTACCAACTACCATCTAGTTGAGAATTTGCCATATAATCTCGGAAATATGTGTTCTCTAAGAATGTTAAGATTATCAGCATCACCAGGCCTCAAACAACTTTTGACATCAATTGGAAAACTTGGGCAGTTGGAATTTCTAGACATTTCACTATGCGAGAGCTTGGAAAAACTTTCGGAGGAAATAGGTGAGCTCAAGAAATTGAAAGAGTTTGACATGAGAGAGTGTTATCATTTGAGGAGGTTTCCTAGTAGTTTTTGTGGACTAAGCTCCCTTAAACATGTTAGCTGGAATGAGAATATTGGGGACAAGTGGTTGCAAGCTAAAGCTTGTTCTATCCCTGATCTTAGAGTTGAAATTGTGGAAGCACAATTCACTTTTCCGATGCTAACTTTTTAG